TCAGCGCCCAGCCTCTGCCCCTTCCTAACAGACAGCAGATGGGTGAGTGCTGGCCTCGCTTCCTGGGCACCCAGCTGCCCACCTTGGCGCCatctctctccccccaccccatccctcacaCCCCTCACCTGAACCCCTTTGCAGACAAAGCCTGGGGTGATCCAGCCACTGGCTCAGGCCTGGCCAAGGGGTTCCCCGGCCCCCAGGGGCAGAGGTGGTCCCCAGCCCGAGTGCCCTGACCCaggggacaggggtgggggcagTCAGCAAGGACAGCTGGTGGCGGGGTGGGCGGTGCTGCAGGGACAGCTGTCCCTGCTCAGCTCACTGCACCCGgtccccagcccccctccccaccctcccctgctGAGCTTCCAGCCAATGTGAAGCAGGCCTATAGGACGTTCGCGGCTGTGCCCGGCCTGCACCCGCCCCTGGACACCCCTGCCCAGGTAGGTGGTGGGCAGCCCTCAGGTGCCCCGCTGCGTGCGCCTGCGAGGGTGTGACACCCGAGGGGCCGGGTCTGAGGGCGTgcttcccccagccccccacGCCCGGGCCCACGGCCTCGCCGGAGCAGCTGTCCTTTCGCGAGCGGCAGAAGTACTTCGAGCTAGAGGTTCGGGTGCCCCAGGCCGAGGGCCCCCCTAAGCGCGTGTCGCTGGTGGGCGCTGATGACCTGCGGAAgatgcaggaggaggagggtgagCAGGCggcgcgggggtggggtggggggcaggggacgCCGGCACCCAGCCTGACCCGCCGCTCCCCGTAGCCCGCAAGCTGCAGCAGAAAAGGGCGCAGATGCTGCGCGAGGTGGTGGCCGACACGGAGCGCCCGGAAGCCGATGCTCCCGAGGACGAGGAGCCCGAAGAGGAGCCGCCCTGGGCCGGCCAGGGCCCCACGGCGGAAGGGTGAGGCTGGGGAGGGCCGCCTCAGCCCCTGCCCACAGCGCCCCTCCACCTGTGCCCGGCGCCCCTCCACCCGGCCCTCCTGTCCTGTCGCCCGGCCCAGGCTCGGCCCCGCATCTCCCCCGCCGCAGGGAGGCAGTGCCCCAGTGCGGACTGCCAAGGCCGAGCGGCGCCACCAGGAGCGGCTCCGCATGCAGAGCCCCGAGCTGCCGGCCCCAGAGCGGGCCTTGTCCCCCGCAGAGCGCCGAGCCCTGGAGGCGGAGAAGCGGGCGCTCTGGAGGGCAGCCAGGTGAGGCCCTGTCCCGCCCTGCCCTCCGCTGCCTGCGCCCCTCGCGCTGCCTACCTGCTGCCCGCCCTCCGCCCGCCCACAGGATGAAGTCCCTGGAGCAGGACGCCCTGCGCGCACAGATGGTCCTCAGCAAGTCCCAGGAGGGCCGGAGCAAGCGGGGGCCTCTGGAGCGCCTGGCCGAGGCCCCCTCGCCTGCTCCTACTCCGTCACCCACCCCCTTGGAAGGTCTGTAGGTCGGGCGGGAGGCGGGAGCCCAGCCTGTGGCGCGGACTTCTCCCGACGACCCCTTCTTGTTCCTCCAGACCTTGGCCCCCAGACCGGCACCTCCCCGGGACGCTTGGTGAGGAGCCAGCAGCTGCCGCCCTCCCCTGCCTTCCACCCTTGGCAGGGCAGGGATCCAGACTCCCACCTTCTTTTCTTCTTacactctctgcctctctcctcacGCTGTCCTTTCAAGGCCTTGTCTGGGAGGAAGTTTGACTACAGGGTGTTTGCTGCCCTCCCCTCTTCCAGACCTGTCTATGACATGCAGGTACCGGGCCCTCCGGCCCTTCTGCAGGACGCCATGACCGGCTCCTGCCGCTTTCCGCTCAGCCTGTCTCCCAGCCTGTCCCCTGCTCCATATCCTCCTggttcctccccctcccccccaaccagGGCTCTGCAGGAACTCACCCAGGCTCCTACGGGGGGCTTCAGGCAGGTCTGGGTAGTCCCTGACCAGCCATTCTCCCCCTTGCAGTCCCCAGATTTCGCTGAGGAGCTGAGGTCCTTGGAACCACGTCCGAGCCCAGGTGAGTTGGCAGGCCAGGGCAGGccccgccacccccccaccccccccgacAGCGCCCCCATGCTCCAGGGTGCCAGGCCCATCTGCTCACTCgctccctgcccctgcctgcagGTCTGCCAGAGGAGGACGGAGAGGTGGCCATGGTGCTTCTGGGCAGGCCCTCTCCAGGCTCCGCGGGTCCCGAGGAGGTAGCCTTATGCAGCAGCCGCCGGGCCATGCGGCCAGGGCGCCGAGGCCTGGGCCCAGTGCCCTCCTAGAGGGGCGGGGTGCCTCCCCTGACTTGGGGTGGGGGCCCTGCCAGCGCCAACACCACCCTTGCCCCGAGTCTTTTAACCTGGCCGGTAGCATTTTAAAGAGGTCCCCTGAGGAGTTCTAGCCACTGACTAACGGCGCCCTCCCCAGCCGGGACCTCCTGGCGAGACTGTAACTAGTGATGTTTGTACAACCAAAGACTCTATTTTGTGGTTTAAGGAGAATAAAATTGACTACGTTTTACATCTGGTCCGTCTTACTCTGTCCAGCTGCTGGCACACGAATGTGGGCCCCTCTGTCCCTCCCGATCTAGGGGCAGCGGGTGCGGGGACTCTGAGGACTCCAGGTGGCTTACCCAGACTGGGCTGCCCCCCGGtaggagggaggctgggggacTACCTTCACCACCCCCAAGGCCCCTCCCCTGCGTGGTGCGTGCACACAGAGGAGGCGCACTGCGCGCACACATCGCCCGGGGGCGGGCCCTTTATTGGGGCGGGTTGCTAGAGGCCCCCGCCCGGCAGCTGCACGCGCACAGGCAGGAGGACCTGCAGCTGCTCTGCCGGCGGCCACCGAACCTTGGTGACAAAGAAGAGGCGGAAGTGCTGCAGGCGCGCCTCCTGGAACTGGTTGGGGCTATACTCGGGCCCATCGCTCGGCCGCAGCAGCGACAGGTACCTCTCCTGCTCCAGCAGCCCGCGGCCCAGCAGCTCCTGCGCCAGGCCTGGCTGCACcgcctccagctgctgctgcacGGCTGGGAACAGATCCACCTCACGCAAGTCAAACACCAGCGGCTTCCCGAACCTGAGAGGACAGCGCAGGCCTAGGGCAGTGAGGGCTGGGGCGGGAGTGGGTGTGGCGTCCGGGTGCCTGCCCTCTGCCCACCTCACCTGAGCGCCCCCAGCAGCGCCAGCCGGATCCTCTCCGGCCGCAGGTGGTCAGGGTTCACGGCGTCCACGTAGTTGGTGTCCTGGTAGCGCAGGAAGGTGGCCGCCTGGCCTGAAGGGTCGATAACAAGAGGCCACCTGGGGGCGGCCTCCAGGTCACTGCCATCTGCTAGaaccccagcccacccctggCCGGCCGGGACCACTGACCTGCCGTCTGCGCGGATGCGGTCACCCACGTCCTTCATCAGCACATCGTGGAGCTCGCTGACCTGGCACTTAAGCCCGGGCACCTCCTCCTCTGCTGTGGGGATGTAAATGTGGGGCCGATGGGAGGAGCGGCCCAGATAACCCCCAGGGGCCCTCCcgctccagccccagccccgccccacccacccTCCTGGGTCTGCTCCCGCAGCTCCAGCCTGGCCAGGGCCAGCACCTCCTCTGCCTTCTGGGCCTCCTGCTGGAGCCTGTCCACTTGCTCCTCTGCATCCTTGATGGCCTGCAGGGGGGCCCCACGCTCTGCTCAGGGCAAGGCTGGACACCAACACCAGCCTGCTGTGCACAGCTGGGACCCCTAAGGAAGAGGGGGCGCCCCACTCCAAAGGCAGCTGTTGGAAGCTGACAGCCCAGAAGTAGGGCTCCCCAGGTCCGCGGGGGAGAAGCCAACCTGCAGCATGAGCGCAGCCAGGCCTGCGCCCCTCTGCTCGCACTGGTCGTGCTCCGCGATTCTCCGGTTGAGCTCACAGTAGGCCTGCTGCAGCTGAGGGGCAGGGGGCGAGCCGGCCTCCGGACCAGGTTGGGGGTCCGCAGGGCGCCTCCACGCTCCCAGCTCTCTGCCCGCCCTACCTCCCCTCCGGGGGCGGGCGGCTCACCTGTTGGTGACATTGCTGCTGATCCTTGGCCAGCTGCTGTACTTTGAGGTTCATGCTACAGTGGAGGGGAGCGGTCAGAGCAGCCCCGAGCCAGcccccctgcctcccacctgccGCACCGTTGGGCCTCCGCCTCCTGGTGCCGCGCGGCCTCCTGGGCCCGGCGCTCCCGCTCTGCCTCCATGTTCTGGAGCATGGCGTCTGTGAGG
This sequence is a window from Ovis canadensis isolate MfBH-ARS-UI-01 breed Bighorn chromosome 9, ARS-UI_OviCan_v2, whole genome shotgun sequence. Protein-coding genes within it:
- the IQANK1 gene encoding IQ motif and ankyrin repeat domain-containing protein 1, translated to MSSKKGALRAAPGKSFPRAKARAPAGKPGESRQPQRETGPQATGRATAERPEAPAGPTAEDRAATVIQCAFRKLLARKELARRQQELQDYQELMEKLQREAFVAQVRREQEAARRRQEEAAAAERRRQEERLRGARLLEAAFDGNLGEIQAVLREVDELLTREGMGCDAAGMVRRLQRRLALVDFEDSGGNTPLSEAAAGGQSLAIQLLAEQGASPNSKGAFGRTPLYRAAFGGHLEAVEVLLKLGADPRVYADDGSTPEQVASLDTVVSVLQSWDLSLTDAMLQNMEAERERRAQEAARHQEAEAQRCGSMNLKVQQLAKDQQQCHQQLQQAYCELNRRIAEHDQCEQRGAGLAALMLQAIKDAEEQVDRLQQEAQKAEEVLALARLELREQTQEAEEEVPGLKCQVSELHDVLMKDVGDRIRADGRWPLVIDPSGQAATFLRYQDTNYVDAVNPDHLRPERIRLALLGALRFGKPLVFDLREVDLFPAVQQQLEAVQPGLAQELLGRGLLEQERYLSLLRPSDGPEYSPNQFQEARLQHFRLFFVTKVRWPPAEQLQVLLPVRVQLPGGGL